Proteins from one Lacrimispora sphenoides genomic window:
- a CDS encoding RNA polymerase sigma factor, which translates to MADFNEIYSLYFKDVYKYVLSISRDEMIAEEITQETFFKALKNIDKFDGKCKLYVWLCQIAKNTFFTYKKREKYYEDLTEAKDILADSTIEQSLLTKESVFKIHKELHNLGEPYKEVFMLRVFGDLSFSQIGSLFEKTESWARVTYHRAKMKVKEKIECE; encoded by the coding sequence GTGGCGGACTTCAATGAAATATACAGTCTTTACTTCAAGGATGTCTATAAATATGTTTTGTCAATAAGCAGAGATGAAATGATTGCGGAAGAAATAACACAAGAGACATTTTTTAAAGCTTTAAAAAATATAGATAAATTTGATGGAAAGTGCAAGCTCTATGTGTGGTTATGCCAAATTGCAAAAAATACATTCTTCACATACAAAAAGAGAGAGAAGTATTATGAGGACTTAACTGAGGCGAAAGATATTCTTGCTGATTCAACGATTGAGCAGAGCTTGTTAACAAAAGAATCTGTATTTAAAATTCACAAAGAGCTTCATAACTTAGGCGAACCCTATAAGGAGGTTTTTATGCTGCGGGTGTTTGGAGATTTATCCTTTTCACAGATAGGGAGCCTATTTGAAAAAACAGAAAGTTGGGCGAGAGTCACTTACCATCGAGCTAAAATGAAAGTAAAGGAGAAAATAGAATGCGAATAA
- a CDS encoding M56 family metallopeptidase: MERIFLSVLNMSLTASFVIAAIILARIPLKRAPKIISYALWAVAGFRLVFPFTLEGAFSLLPFNSTPIPQDIAVQAVPRIDSGITVIDKAVSAALPAATPVTSINPLQTWIFIGTCIWLLGIAFMLIYSFVSIAVLKRRLRSATLMEGNLYEAENLKTPLVIGILKPKIYIPAGLTDEEHCFIVLHERTHIRRHDHAVKMFAYLVLCLHWFNPLAWAAFVLMGADMEMSCDECVIRRLGGEIKSAYSLSLVRVASGHKILNGSPLAFGEGGMKERIKNVLNFKKPSKVIITLAIVLVAVMSAGFAVNRTTDGSILDLIIPMSMHNIAKEPHFAGTVTEVNDNTILVIVEEGEEVRRNSDLISVSLNMKLRDSITHFNVGDRVIVYYNGEIAESYPAQINNVYAIVLTSPDMRIIMDDIYALSAMRTPYVGNNSEVGKIIGELPSIDREYTQQFFSIGDDYGTGRAPYTLTIYYEPNDSETSAIGNITVTPKNSVLLFVLIDNLEEVNIAFRETPSDGGLDKEEYTSRATYSKEDISEYLESIGLGWEDFRNNWNLSIEKMFSGSASDITGLGTIPVMVTEPNIVDGSVIRIVDFEIGDSCSLYIEVLAPKGNMVENSGETSYEVVSNTKLILPADVLVSYIDYESSTGTNGKKLISYLNQGGSYFKEPTIAKLIVHTDESGNNITELTEVYEPL, translated from the coding sequence ATGGAAAGGATTTTTCTGTCAGTCCTCAATATGAGCCTGACGGCAAGTTTTGTTATCGCCGCAATTATCTTAGCGCGGATACCGCTTAAAAGAGCTCCGAAGATAATCTCCTATGCGCTGTGGGCAGTGGCTGGGTTTCGGCTCGTATTCCCGTTTACTTTGGAGGGCGCGTTCAGTTTGCTCCCATTCAACTCCACACCTATCCCGCAGGACATCGCAGTGCAAGCTGTTCCGCGCATTGACAGTGGGATAACCGTAATCGACAAAGCCGTAAGCGCCGCGTTACCTGCTGCCACACCCGTCACAAGTATAAACCCATTGCAGACATGGATTTTTATCGGTACTTGCATTTGGCTTCTCGGCATTGCCTTTATGCTTATTTACAGTTTTGTATCAATCGCTGTGTTAAAACGCAGACTTCGCAGCGCGACGCTTATGGAAGGAAATCTTTATGAAGCCGAAAACCTTAAAACACCGCTTGTAATCGGGATTCTCAAACCGAAGATTTACATTCCGGCAGGACTGACCGACGAGGAACATTGCTTTATCGTCCTTCATGAGCGGACGCACATCAGGCGTCACGACCACGCGGTAAAAATGTTCGCGTATCTTGTGCTCTGCCTGCATTGGTTTAATCCGCTGGCGTGGGCTGCGTTTGTTCTGATGGGTGCGGATATGGAAATGTCCTGCGATGAATGCGTGATACGCAGACTTGGCGGGGAGATTAAAAGCGCATATTCGTTGTCGCTCGTCCGTGTAGCGTCAGGGCATAAAATCTTGAACGGAAGTCCCCTTGCGTTCGGGGAGGGCGGTATGAAAGAGAGGATAAAGAACGTGCTGAATTTCAAAAAGCCGTCGAAGGTGATTATTACGCTTGCCATTGTGCTTGTAGCGGTGATGAGCGCTGGGTTTGCGGTGAATCGCACTACGGATGGAAGCATTTTAGATCTGATAATACCAATGTCTATGCACAATATCGCGAAAGAGCCACACTTTGCCGGAACGGTAACCGAAGTGAACGATAATACCATCCTTGTGATCGTCGAGGAGGGCGAGGAGGTGCGCAGGAACAGCGATTTGATAAGTGTCTCTCTCAATATGAAATTAAGAGATAGCATAACCCATTTTAATGTCGGTGATAGAGTTATTGTCTATTATAACGGTGAAATCGCGGAGTCCTATCCGGCGCAGATAAATAACGTTTACGCGATTGTTTTGACAAGCCCTGATATGAGAATAATTATGGACGATATCTATGCACTTTCTGCAATGCGGACACCTTATGTGGGCAATAACAGCGAGGTCGGAAAAATCATAGGCGAGCTGCCAAGTATTGACAGAGAGTATACACAACAGTTTTTTTCAATTGGTGACGATTACGGAACTGGCCGTGCGCCCTATACACTCACTATTTACTATGAACCTAACGATTCAGAAACGTCCGCTATAGGGAATATAACAGTTACGCCTAAGAACTCCGTACTATTATTCGTGCTGATTGATAATCTTGAGGAAGTGAATATTGCTTTTCGTGAAACGCCGAGTGACGGCGGGCTTGACAAGGAGGAATACACTTCACGAGCAACGTACAGCAAGGAGGATATATCCGAATATCTTGAATCTATCGGGCTTGGTTGGGAAGATTTTCGGAACAACTGGAATCTTTCAATTGAAAAGATGTTCTCTGGAAGCGCCTCCGATATTACAGGCTTAGGTACAATACCAGTCATGGTAACGGAACCGAATATTGTGGACGGGAGCGTTATCAGAATTGTGGATTTTGAAATCGGAGATAGCTGCTCTTTGTATATCGAAGTTCTTGCTCCTAAAGGTAATATGGTTGAAAATAGCGGCGAGACATCATATGAAGTGGTCAGTAACACGAAATTAATACTTCCTGCTGACGTTTTGGTTAGTTACATTGATTATGAAAGCAGCACAGGCACAAACGGTAAAAAGCTCATCAGTTACTTGAATCAAGGTGGCAGTTACTTCAAAGAACCGACAATTGCAAAGTTAATTGTCCATACTGATGAAAGCGGCAATAATATAACAGAACTGACAGAGGTTTATGAACCGTTATAG
- a CDS encoding HAD domain-containing protein: MFLDIYGVLNFNGCRDKIGGIYFVNDNRIKLLKKIIDATGAKIVLSSTWRIGWFDRDYGLHSQHVEDFNRLEERLKKSEIIFISRTPILPSRYRGKEIKSWLDNWRSESVESFLIIEEDLLTDFPARQLGLYRMR, encoded by the coding sequence ATATTTTTAGATATTTATGGTGTATTAAATTTCAACGGATGTCGAGATAAAATTGGCGGAATTTATTTTGTAAATGATAACAGGATTAAACTGCTAAAGAAAATTATTGATGCAACAGGGGCAAAGATTGTCCTATCTTCAACCTGGCGAATAGGCTGGTTTGATAGAGATTATGGTCTACATAGTCAACACGTAGAAGATTTCAACAGGTTAGAAGAAAGGCTAAAGAAATCTGAGATCATATTTATCTCAAGAACTCCGATATTGCCAAGTAGATATCGTGGTAAAGAGATTAAATCATGGCTAGACAATTGGAGGAGCGAGTCAGTAGAGTCATTTTTAATTATTGAAGAGGATTTACTTACAGATTTTCCTGCTCGGCAGCTTGGTTTGTATCGAATGCGTTAA
- a CDS encoding DUF6544 family protein, whose translation MLWVAIVLIMLAIIVMYLAIPGGRLWKQYLTDVKCSLTETNSQRSTQSIFTEECVAELPALLRQHIINGGYIGKPFMDNMLIHFHDTRFRMSAGKKPIKIKFMQVNFVNRPDRHAFLTGRIAGIPLHAKDSVLDGFGSMIGMLAKQFELFRSTGAEMDQGQLITALADAVYMPSLFLQEYVSWTVVDNCTIEGEISWKGVIARGRFTFDNNGNIIRFDTNDRYMDKNGKGSSLVPWYITYSDYKEQNGYFQPGSVSVNWRLPDGDDTYFVSDHIEVLYSINEAIL comes from the coding sequence ATGCTTTGGGTAGCGATAGTTTTGATTATGCTAGCAATCATAGTGATGTATTTAGCAATACCTGGGGGCAGACTTTGGAAGCAATATCTTACAGATGTAAAATGTTCTTTGACCGAAACAAACAGTCAAAGAAGCACACAGAGTATATTTACTGAAGAGTGTGTTGCTGAACTGCCCGCTCTGCTCCGGCAGCACATCATCAATGGGGGCTATATTGGAAAGCCTTTTATGGATAACATGCTGATACATTTTCATGACACTAGGTTTCGTATGTCAGCAGGTAAAAAGCCAATTAAAATTAAATTCATGCAGGTTAATTTTGTAAATAGACCAGATCGACACGCATTTTTGACAGGAAGAATTGCGGGTATTCCATTGCACGCCAAAGACAGCGTGTTGGACGGATTCGGCTCTATGATAGGTATGCTTGCCAAACAGTTCGAGCTTTTCCGTTCCACTGGGGCAGAAATGGATCAAGGTCAGTTGATAACGGCGTTGGCAGACGCAGTATATATGCCGTCCTTGTTTTTACAGGAATATGTGTCATGGACAGTCGTTGACAATTGCACGATTGAAGGTGAGATATCATGGAAGGGCGTTATTGCTAGAGGAAGATTTACTTTTGATAATAATGGCAACATTATACGTTTTGACACCAATGACCGATATATGGATAAAAACGGGAAAGGCAGTTCGCTGGTACCATGGTATATAACCTATTCTGATTACAAAGAACAGAATGGTTACTTTCAGCCGGGAAGTGTTAGTGTAAATTGGAGACTCCCTGATGGTGACGATACATATTTTGTGAGCGACCATATTGAGGTTCTATACTCAATTAATGAAGCAATTTTATGA
- a CDS encoding peptidase E, with translation MKKLFLVSSFKDVVNIFTDFEKDLSGKTVTFIPTASKVEKVIFYVNAGRKALEKIGLTVDELEISTATTDEISSKIKNNDFIYVTGGNTFYLLQELKRTGADKLIIDEVNSGKLYIGESAGAMVVSANVEYAKGMDSIKKAPDLESFDALGLVEFYAVPHYNNPPFKKAAQKIIDTYSSTLKLTPISNSQAILVNNNEIKVEGI, from the coding sequence ATGAAAAAACTATTTTTGGTTTCATCTTTTAAGGATGTAGTTAACATATTTACAGATTTTGAAAAAGACTTGAGCGGCAAAACTGTAACCTTTATCCCTACCGCAAGCAAAGTGGAAAAGGTTATATTTTATGTAAATGCGGGTAGGAAAGCACTCGAAAAAATCGGTTTAACCGTTGACGAACTAGAAATATCAACTGCTACAACTGATGAAATAAGCTCTAAAATAAAAAACAATGATTTTATTTATGTAACGGGTGGAAACACATTCTATTTATTACAGGAATTGAAAAGAACAGGTGCAGATAAATTAATTATTGATGAAGTCAACTCTGGTAAACTTTATATCGGTGAATCTGCCGGAGCAATGGTTGTATCAGCGAATGTTGAATATGCAAAGGGAATGGATAGTATTAAAAAAGCACCGGACTTAGAGAGTTTCGATGCTTTAGGTCTTGTAGAGTTTTATGCTGTACCACACTATAACAATCCCCCTTTCAAGAAAGCTGCACAAAAAATTATTGATACTTATTCTTCTACATTAAAATTAACCCCAATTAGTAATAGTCAAGCAATATTGGTCAACAATAATGAAATAAAAGTAGAAGGCATCTAA
- a CDS encoding S8 family serine peptidase: MNKILDDNYYDLIISNIMIPYYDTGDNITHMNIRNSLAHVPNNPVKPCDLGVYPYNAFPSIATLSSTVSLERSGVGTVQFTVTAYNQFSNSILPESGRGYTRTGFMKPDIAAPGYQLTCAFPGNQYGSITGSGTAAAHAAGIIAMAFEWAVSRGNYTSITGIDVNRLLIRGARRPSTTTYPNIVWGYGQIDINALFERLTRI, translated from the coding sequence ATGAATAAAATATTAGACGATAACTATTATGACCTAATAATTAGTAACATCATGATTCCGTACTATGATACCGGAGATAATATAACGCATATGAATATAAGAAATTCGTTAGCCCATGTTCCCAATAATCCTGTGAAACCTTGTGATTTAGGAGTTTACCCTTATAATGCATTTCCTTCCATTGCTACCTTAAGTTCTACGGTAAGCCTTGAAAGATCTGGTGTCGGAACGGTTCAGTTTACCGTCACCGCTTACAATCAATTCAGTAACAGCATACTGCCGGAGTCAGGAAGAGGCTATACAAGGACAGGGTTTATGAAGCCAGATATAGCGGCACCGGGATACCAGCTTACCTGTGCATTTCCGGGAAACCAGTATGGAAGCATCACTGGAAGCGGAACTGCAGCAGCCCATGCGGCGGGGATTATCGCTATGGCCTTTGAATGGGCAGTTTCAAGAGGAAATTATACAAGTATTACGGGAATCGATGTGAACCGTCTGCTTATTCGAGGAGCGCGGCGCCCTAGTACAACCACCTATCCTAATATTGTATGGGGATATGGTCAAATTGATATTAATGCTTTGTTTGAACGGCTTACAAGGATTTAA
- a CDS encoding DUF3955 domain-containing protein — protein MRITCEIIKDLLPLYYDNVCSEDSRKLIEDHLSTCEMCRNELKQIDIEIKAVKNTEDVKIMNNIAKKWKQDRLSSFFTGTLLFSIIASVGCVVAYNRIGSYVTAEGFLVEPFALIPLTYLFGLAAFLSGLVLGVLSIKRHMLNSKLFK, from the coding sequence ATGCGAATAACCTGTGAAATTATAAAGGACCTGCTCCCGTTGTATTACGATAATGTATGCAGTGAAGACAGCCGAAAATTAATTGAAGATCATTTATCAACGTGTGAAATGTGCCGTAACGAACTGAAGCAGATTGACATTGAGATAAAAGCTGTTAAAAATACGGAGGATGTAAAAATTATGAATAATATTGCAAAGAAATGGAAACAGGATAGACTGTCATCATTTTTTACAGGCACATTACTTTTTTCTATTATTGCCAGTGTGGGGTGCGTGGTGGCATATAATAGAATCGGCAGTTATGTAACTGCAGAAGGATTTCTGGTGGAACCGTTTGCTTTGATTCCGCTAACCTACCTGTTTGGATTGGCTGCATTTTTGTCAGGACTTGTTCTAGGGGTTCTGTCTATAAAAAGGCACATGCTAAATTCTAAATTGTTTAAATGA
- a CDS encoding 6-phospho-alpha-glucosidase, with translation MLNTELEKSSVVIAGGGSTYTPGIILMLLEHLDRFPLRKIKFYDNDPQRQKVIADACEIIIHKKHPEIEFLATCDPEEAFTDVDFVMAHIRVGKYKMRELDEKIPLKYGVVGQETCGPGGIAYGMRSIQGVLELVDYMEKYSPDAWLLNYSNPAAIVAEATRRLRPKSKILNICDMPISIENNMLKILGYEKRSDIITQYYGLNHFGWWYGVRSRDGKDLMPELKKHVKEMGYFIPSDADEAKQHGDSSWNETYRMAKDIYAIDPDTLPNTYLKYYLLPDTVVKHSDINYTRANQVMDTREKEVFTACREIAKNNAFEGDELSLDEHASYIVDLATALKFNTYARMLLIVENNGVIENFDKTAMVEVPCLVTSSGPQPLSVGTIPTFQKGMMEEQAAVEKLVVDAWMEGSYQKLWQAIALSKTVPSVTVAKQILDDLYEVNKEYWPELK, from the coding sequence ATGTTAAATACAGAATTAGAAAAAAGTTCAGTTGTTATTGCCGGCGGCGGAAGCACCTACACCCCGGGAATCATACTCATGTTATTGGAACATTTAGACCGCTTTCCCTTAAGAAAGATTAAGTTTTATGATAATGACCCACAAAGGCAGAAGGTAATTGCAGATGCATGTGAGATCATTATTCATAAGAAGCATCCGGAGATTGAGTTTCTGGCAACCTGTGATCCTGAGGAAGCATTCACTGATGTTGACTTTGTTATGGCACACATTCGTGTTGGTAAATACAAAATGCGGGAGCTTGATGAAAAGATTCCCTTAAAATACGGGGTTGTCGGCCAGGAAACATGCGGTCCCGGCGGAATTGCATATGGAATGCGCTCCATTCAGGGTGTTTTAGAATTGGTTGATTACATGGAAAAATATTCGCCGGATGCATGGCTGTTAAACTATTCCAATCCGGCTGCTATCGTAGCAGAAGCCACCAGAAGGCTGCGGCCGAAATCAAAGATTCTTAATATTTGTGATATGCCCATCAGCATTGAAAATAATATGCTAAAGATTTTAGGCTATGAGAAACGAAGTGATATTATTACTCAGTATTATGGACTCAATCATTTTGGCTGGTGGTATGGCGTAAGAAGCAGGGATGGAAAAGACCTGATGCCTGAGTTAAAAAAACATGTGAAAGAAATGGGATATTTTATTCCGTCAGATGCAGATGAGGCAAAGCAGCATGGAGATTCCAGCTGGAATGAAACCTACCGTATGGCAAAAGACATTTATGCAATTGATCCGGATACCCTGCCCAATACGTATTTGAAGTATTATCTTTTACCGGATACGGTTGTAAAGCATTCAGATATTAATTACACAAGGGCAAACCAGGTCATGGATACAAGGGAAAAAGAGGTTTTCACAGCATGCCGCGAGATTGCTAAGAACAATGCGTTTGAAGGCGATGAATTATCTTTGGATGAACATGCTTCCTATATTGTGGATCTGGCAACGGCATTAAAGTTCAATACTTATGCCAGAATGCTTCTGATTGTTGAAAACAATGGAGTTATTGAAAACTTTGATAAAACAGCAATGGTAGAAGTACCTTGTCTGGTGACTTCCTCAGGGCCTCAGCCTTTGTCCGTTGGTACCATACCCACCTTCCAGAAGGGTATGATGGAAGAGCAGGCAGCGGTTGAGAAACTGGTGGTAGATGCCTGGATGGAAGGTTCTTATCAGAAATTATGGCAGGCGATTGCGCTGTCCAAAACGGTTCCAAGTGTTACGGTTGCAAAACAGATTTTAGATGATCTATATGAAGTAAATAAGGAATATTGGCCGGAACTGAAGTAA
- a CDS encoding BlaI/MecI/CopY family transcriptional regulator, translated as MIDYRLAETESRFADLIWENEPINSTELVRLSEEVMQWKKSTTYTILKRLCDRGIFKNEGAVVTSALSRDEFYAGQSRRYIEDTFGGSLPRFLTSFIGGKRLSNKQAEELVRLINEHKGD; from the coding sequence ATGATTGATTATAGATTGGCAGAAACGGAATCGAGATTCGCCGATTTGATTTGGGAAAATGAGCCGATTAATTCAACAGAGCTAGTCCGGCTGTCAGAGGAAGTTATGCAGTGGAAAAAATCTACCACATACACCATCCTGAAGCGGTTATGCGACAGGGGGATTTTCAAAAACGAGGGTGCAGTCGTTACGTCAGCGTTAAGCCGTGATGAGTTTTATGCGGGTCAGAGCCGCCGCTATATCGAGGATACGTTCGGCGGTAGTCTGCCACGTTTTCTTACTTCGTTTATTGGCGGTAAAAGGTTATCCAACAAGCAGGCGGAGGAACTTGTGCGCCTAATTAACGAACACAAGGGGGATTAA
- the tnpA gene encoding IS200/IS605 family transposase, with translation MANKANSLAHTKWMCKYHIVFTPKYRRKIIYNQYKESIRDILKQLCGYKGVEILEGHVMPDHVHMLVSIPPKLSVSQFMGYLKGKSALMIFDQHANLKYKFGNRHFGAEGYYVSTVGLNEATIKKYIQEQESHDVAMDKLSVKEYEDPFKGSR, from the coding sequence ATGGCCAATAAGGCAAACAGTTTAGCACACACCAAATGGATGTGTAAGTATCACATAGTGTTCACACCAAAGTACAGGAGAAAAATAATTTACAACCAGTACAAGGAGAGCATCAGAGATATTTTGAAACAGCTATGTGGATACAAAGGCGTAGAGATATTGGAAGGGCATGTAATGCCCGACCATGTCCATATGCTAGTAAGTATTCCGCCTAAACTTAGTGTATCACAATTTATGGGATACCTCAAAGGAAAAAGTGCGCTAATGATTTTCGATCAGCACGCAAACTTAAAGTATAAGTTTGGAAATCGGCATTTTGGGGCAGAGGGATATTATGTGAGCACAGTTGGACTTAACGAGGCAACTATAAAGAAATATATCCAGGAACAAGAAAGTCACGATGTTGCAATGGATAAATTAAGCGTCAAAGAGTATGAAGACCCTTTTAAGGGTAGCCGGTAG
- a CDS encoding alpha-glucoside-specific PTS transporter subunit IIBC, with product MMEKLQRFGGAMMAPVMLMPFAGIIIGFSTIFMNADIMGALAADTTLWYKFWSMMYDGGYAIFNQLPLLFVISLPIGLAKKAAGRAAMESFVIYIIFNYFIQSLLTFFGDTMFHVDFAQEIGGTSGLTMVAGIKTMDMSVIGAIMIAAIAVWIHNRWYDKKLPSLISSFQGSALIVIIGFVFMIPMAFAVCVVWPGVQSAILGLQEFLSKSGNLGVFLFTFLERITLPTGLHHFLWTPFDLGPAVIADGNWTHWMANVNEYAASTAPLKELFPTGGFALYGNCAVWGMPAIAFAMYKTARPENRKKVAAMLISATIPAVLCGITEPIEFTFLFISPMLFAVGAVLAALLSTVLYMFGVVGYQGGGLMDYITYNWMPMMKNHMGEVITHIVIGLIFSVIYFVVFYWAIKKFNIMTPGREKDMGSEVELGKQTGSASSVFHDEAVGFLQSLGGKENIESVTNCMTRLRLSIKDESLVAADEDFKKYNAKGVVRKGKAIQVIIGFDVENVKNEFEKLL from the coding sequence ATGATGGAGAAACTGCAGCGGTTTGGAGGAGCGATGATGGCACCCGTAATGCTTATGCCATTTGCCGGTATTATCATCGGATTCTCGACCATTTTCATGAATGCAGATATTATGGGGGCATTAGCAGCAGACACTACGCTCTGGTATAAATTTTGGTCCATGATGTACGATGGGGGATATGCAATTTTTAATCAGCTTCCATTATTATTTGTAATTTCATTGCCCATTGGCCTGGCTAAAAAGGCAGCAGGGCGTGCGGCGATGGAATCTTTTGTAATCTATATTATTTTTAACTACTTTATTCAATCCCTGCTTACATTCTTTGGTGATACCATGTTCCATGTGGATTTTGCCCAGGAAATAGGCGGTACAAGCGGACTTACAATGGTTGCTGGAATTAAAACCATGGATATGAGCGTGATTGGAGCCATTATGATTGCAGCCATTGCCGTATGGATCCACAACCGCTGGTATGATAAGAAGCTTCCCAGCTTAATAAGCTCTTTTCAAGGTTCAGCCTTAATTGTCATTATAGGATTTGTTTTCATGATACCAATGGCTTTTGCTGTGTGCGTTGTATGGCCTGGCGTTCAATCCGCTATTTTAGGATTGCAGGAATTCTTATCAAAGTCCGGTAATTTAGGCGTATTCCTGTTTACCTTTTTAGAACGTATAACACTTCCTACCGGCTTGCATCATTTCTTATGGACGCCGTTTGATTTAGGTCCTGCAGTCATTGCAGATGGCAACTGGACACACTGGATGGCCAATGTAAATGAATACGCTGCTTCCACAGCTCCCTTAAAGGAATTATTTCCTACCGGCGGATTTGCATTATATGGAAACTGTGCCGTCTGGGGAATGCCTGCCATAGCGTTTGCTATGTATAAAACAGCCCGTCCGGAAAATAGAAAGAAAGTTGCAGCGATGCTGATTTCTGCTACGATCCCTGCAGTATTATGCGGTATTACTGAGCCTATTGAATTTACATTCTTATTTATATCACCCATGCTGTTTGCAGTAGGTGCGGTTCTTGCTGCTTTGCTCTCCACTGTTTTGTACATGTTTGGGGTCGTTGGTTATCAAGGCGGCGGACTCATGGATTACATTACCTATAACTGGATGCCGATGATGAAGAATCATATGGGAGAAGTTATTACTCATATTGTGATCGGCTTAATCTTCTCTGTTATCTATTTTGTGGTATTTTACTGGGCGATAAAGAAATTCAATATTATGACTCCCGGCAGAGAAAAGGATATGGGCAGTGAAGTAGAATTAGGAAAGCAGACCGGATCTGCATCCAGTGTCTTTCATGACGAAGCCGTTGGCTTTTTACAGTCTTTGGGAGGGAAGGAAAATATCGAAAGCGTTACAAATTGTATGACAAGATTGCGCCTCAGTATAAAAGATGAAAGCCTTGTTGCTGCAGATGAGGATTTTAAGAAATATAATGCAAAAGGCGTTGTCCGTAAAGGGAAAGCAATTCAGGTCATCATTGGTTTTGATGTAGAAAATGTAAAAAATGAATTTGAAAAACTGTTATAA
- a CDS encoding MurR/RpiR family transcriptional regulator, translated as MLIEAINKNYDKLNESDIQSLSIIMSIVYKISEMSIEDLANECNTSKSTILRLTQKLGFSGYSEFKNYLKWEKKEHVKGNDKDIKSDIRSDFLNTCQQIESSANLSAIAKEIHKSQNVVVYGTGQAQRHCAMEMQRLFMQMNKYIYHVGASDELCMLSMNLGPEDLVIVISLSGNVQKIKDTLQLLHLKKVKIVSITNLQSNLLAGMSDYSLYAVSSPVKIGEHLYHNSFVNFLTVIEYVFLSYIEVSEG; from the coding sequence ATGCTGATTGAAGCGATTAATAAAAATTATGATAAATTAAATGAATCAGACATTCAAAGTCTTTCTATTATCATGTCGATTGTATATAAAATTTCTGAAATGAGTATTGAAGACCTGGCAAACGAATGCAATACATCGAAAAGCACGATTTTAAGATTAACCCAGAAGCTGGGATTTTCCGGATACAGTGAATTTAAGAACTATCTGAAATGGGAGAAGAAAGAACATGTAAAAGGGAATGATAAGGATATCAAATCAGACATAAGAAGCGATTTCTTAAATACGTGCCAGCAGATAGAATCCTCTGCGAATCTGTCAGCCATAGCAAAGGAAATTCATAAGTCCCAAAATGTTGTTGTTTATGGTACGGGACAGGCCCAGCGCCATTGTGCAATGGAAATGCAGCGTTTGTTTATGCAGATGAATAAATATATCTATCATGTAGGTGCAAGTGATGAGCTTTGTATGCTGTCAATGAATCTGGGGCCTGAGGATTTAGTAATTGTGATATCTTTGTCCGGGAATGTGCAGAAAATAAAGGATACTTTGCAATTGCTTCATTTGAAGAAAGTGAAGATCGTTTCCATTACAAATCTTCAAAGTAATTTACTGGCGGGTATGAGTGATTACAGCCTGTATGCTGTCAGCAGTCCTGTTAAGATTGGTGAACACCTATATCATAATTCCTTTGTTAACTTTTTAACTGTTATTGAGTATGTGTTTTTGAGTTATATTGAGGTGAGTGAAGGATAG